The segment CCAATTCCCTCTAAAAATAACCTGAATGGAATGGATTATTCCAACATTTTACAAGACCATTTTTAATGCACAAGACACGAGAAACTTGCTAGTAGAGTGAGAATAAATTCTATTTCTGAGTAAGAATAaaacaaaattaaaataaaaataacgtGGATGGAATTGGAGTTAAGTTTATAAATGGGCCGAAACTTTTTAGCATCGTAAATGGGCCGAACCAGTCGTAGGTAGCATAAAATAAAGTTAACTGTATAAGAAACATAATAGAAAAGGGCGCGAAAATATCTCTTAGGGTTTCTCTGGATAATCACAGAGCGATTTAACGATCTTTGAGTAATTGGAGGAGGAGGAAAAATGGCTGCCGCTAGCTCTGTTCCATTTAAGGTAAGAAGAACGAAACATCGACTCACTTAAACCCCCTAATTTCATTCTAACTTCATAGTTAGGTTTtgcttgattattattattattattcagacTATAATTCTACTGTTAATGAATGCTTGCAGTTAATTCTGGGGTCATCTTCAATCGCCCGTAAGAAAATATTGGCTGAGATGGGATACGAATTCACTATTTTGGTAGATTTCTTTGAGTTCCATTTTCATACAGTGTAGTATGTCCCCTTTTTGGTGTTAGTCTAAAAGTTGACCTCTCTTCATCTACTATTTAAGACTGCAGATATTGACGAAAAGAGTATCCGCAGAGAAAAACCCGAAGAGCTCGTGATGGCTATTGCCGAGGCGAAGGTATATTGCACTACTTCCCAATTGATTTTAGAACTATGGAACTTCAATTGCTTTTGATTACTGAATGAATTCGTGGAAATTTTATTTTTTCGTGTTTCAGTGGTCTTGCTTACTGGTCTGTGAATTGTTACGTTAGTCATCTAACTGATGATTTAGTCTCGAACTTTAGtttaagggttttttttttttttttgttttttctccATTGGTTGCATCTCAGGCTGATGCAATTTTATCAAAGTTAACAATCAGTGAGGCAGAGAGAGGTGATGAACCAACAATTTTAATTGTTGCTGATACAGTATGTATAGTTTTATTTAGATTTTCACTCATTCTCCTATATCAAAAATTGAGCGTCTTGGGTACAACTTCACCTTGTGCCATCTATAGATTGAGGATGCGTTCTattcttgtaaaaatatatatctttCTGTTTCAACACCATTGATTTGTTTGGGTGGTCTGATGGTGGGATACAAGTGTTATTCTCAAAACTCCAATGTCATCTAACTAGTAAGTATTGCCTTTACCGTCTGGGGCCATTCGATATGATATTTCTTTCTTGATGTTCATTAAAATATGAAGTAATGTCTAATGAATCAATAATAATAACTTGAAAAATGGAGCATGCGGTTAGTAATTTCCCTGCTCTGTAGAATTTGAAAAGCCCATAATGGAATCTAAACGCTTATGATGCTTTATCTCTGTGAATTAATGTTATTTTTTTGTTTATCAGTGTTCATCCAAGCCTACAGCTTGTTTTAACGTAGCATtttttatagatatagatattgataattattCTAATTCTAAACAGAACATGCCTGTATTGTGCATTTATTAAATCTCCTCATGCATTTCTATGTGTTCCTTTTTCGGTCATTATGGAACTTTGCTTAAGACTACTGAAACCTTTATCTCAGGCGGATGCCATCCTACAAAGACTAAACACTTGTGACAGTGTAAAGGAAGCTGAGCCAACGCTTTTAATTACTGGTGATCAAGTATAATTCGGTTCCTTCGACATATATTCCTCGTTTATTTGTGTCCTTGTTTGTGCTATGCAGTGAAGATAAATGCTTTAGTAATTCTTTTTACTGTTTGTTCGGCTGACCCTCAAGTCCCCCACGATCCCAAAACAATGACCACTACAGTGTAATTGCATTTTATATCCTCAAATATAGGTGAATATGGTGATAAGTTGTGCCTATGTACGCTCAATCTTTGTCCCTGTTTGGGAAAATCTGACGCCACAACTTCTTACTGTCAATTTTTTTTCTTTGTAATTATCTGGAGGTTGTGGTTTATGAGGGTGAAATCAGGGAAAAACCATCTACCGTGGAAGAAGCTCGGAAATTTATTCAAGGTCTGGAAAAAATATATGTATTCTGCTTGGATTCCTGCTGTGTTTTATTCATCAAATTTCTTACTTTTACCAACAAATAACAACTGCAGGCTATTCTGAGGGGTACGCTGCAACGATGAGTTCTGTACTTGTCACAAACCTTCAAACTGGTTTCAGAAAAGGTGACTGGGACAAAGTGGAGGTACTATACTAGTTGCTTCTATATCTAAACTTTCGGTCTGATTTCTGCCATCTGTCTCGTGTTTTGGTCATTCCTGTTTGAAATTATAATATTACCTTGTAATATGCTGTTTTAACAAAATAGAACCCTGAATTCCACTATTTTTTTTTTCACTCTCCTTGGTGTGTAAAAAAGGATAATGACTAGCTTCTCTTTGTAAAGAGTTAATTCGATCACTTTGTCTAATTATACACTCAAGTTTAATTGGGGAAGCATCCAACACTACCCTCTGGCCTCAAATGCATAAAGAAGACATCTCAATCTGTACACAGTCCTCAAGAGGAACTTCAAGCGTGTAGCATTGTTGAGCGAAAATTCCATCGTGTTTTCCTTGGAGTATTTAATATACAATGATTCATGTCCCTATTGGGCACTATCTTGAAGGCTTCGAAATTTAAACTTTGAACTAGAGTAATATTaatgcttttatttttcttttggtAATTGCAGATACATTTTCATAAAATCCCAGATGAAATCATCGAGAAACTGGTAAGAGCTGTTGACATTATTAGCTCATATTCGCCTTTGCTTTATTCCTTCCTGCTGCTGAACTATGTGCAATCTTTTTCCTGGATACCAGATAAATGAGGGAAAGGTACTCTATGTTGCGGGGGGTTTAATTATTGAACATCCATTGGTTCTGCCATACGTCAAAGAAGTGGTTAGTTTACTGATCTCTTCATATCCGAAAATTATGATAACACTGTAGGCTTCATTCATGTAGCTACTAGAATGAAGTATCCTTGTTCACAAGTTTTCAACTTTTGTAAATGTATGCTTAATTTTTTTTACGAAAATGCCACCTTGATTTTTCAAAATGAGGCTCCAATTTCTATAATGTTTAGGACATTGATTTCAAAAGAAAAGACATCTATGGGATACTGACACCACAAAAAAGCTCAAACTCAGGTGAACTTTGCAGATAGCCACTTGACTTTGAAAGTTTGCAGATGTATATCAAAGCAAAGGGAGTACTTGACGTTACAGCTATCGTACATGGCATATGTCATGTTGTATGCGATGTAACATCAAGTACCTATTTGCCTTAATATTTCAGAGTTTAGGTACTCATGCGCAAACTTTGGAAGTTCAAGTGGCTGTTTGCAATGATTGCTGACCATTTGTGATGTGTTTTTCCTGTGATTTTTATGTTAAACTGTGTTTGAAAATTACATTTGCAAATTCTAATGTTCTAATTGATTGAAAGAAATTTCATATAGGAAACTGAGAACTTGTTTTTATTGAGTAATAGATTGTTAAATAATTCCATCACAATTTCTCACACCTATATAATATCTTCATTTGTAGACAAAATGTCAACTGAGTGAGTTATTATTGTGCAGGTAGGGACTACGGACAGCGTTATG is part of the Rutidosis leptorrhynchoides isolate AG116_Rl617_1_P2 unplaced genomic scaffold, CSIRO_AGI_Rlap_v1 contig440, whole genome shotgun sequence genome and harbors:
- the LOC139883733 gene encoding uncharacterized protein, encoding MAAASSVPFKLILGSSSIARKKILAEMGYEFTILTADIDEKSIRREKPEELVMAIAEAKADAILSKLTISEAERGDEPTILIVADTADAILQRLNTCDSVKEAEPTLLITGDQVVVYEGEIREKPSTVEEARKFIQGYSEGYAATMSSVLVTNLQTGFRKGDWDKVEIHFHKIPDEIIEKLINEGKVLYVAGGLIIEHPLVLPYVKEVVGTTDSVMGLPKALTENSSRSMLCVPKMDHSMYAPPELE